Proteins from a single region of Chengkuizengella sediminis:
- a CDS encoding DUF3397 domain-containing protein, with the protein MMKLQVDFMGYVIDTVSIIYAIFSILPFISFGLFWIILFFMYENKKKVTNLAMDFTTPFLIGAVAVMYDIIFQSSSFGGIWIIVLIFLIFGGLVGNLQNRLKGKVQIKKLFRVIWRLGFLVLSTSYILFLFIGVGIYFANS; encoded by the coding sequence ATGATGAAATTGCAGGTGGATTTTATGGGGTATGTGATAGACACGGTATCAATAATCTATGCTATTTTTTCCATTTTACCCTTTATATCATTTGGGTTATTTTGGATCATATTGTTCTTTATGTATGAAAATAAAAAAAAGGTTACAAATTTAGCCATGGATTTTACAACACCTTTTTTAATAGGTGCGGTAGCAGTTATGTATGATATTATTTTTCAAAGCTCAAGTTTTGGTGGGATTTGGATCATTGTATTGATCTTCTTAATTTTTGGAGGTTTAGTTGGTAATTTACAAAACCGATTAAAAGGAAAGGTACAGATTAAAAAATTATTTAGAGTGATTTGGAGATTAGGATTTTTGGTATTAAGTACATCTTACATTTTGTTTTTATTCATAGGTGTTGGAATATACTTTGCGAATTCATAA